Sequence from the Benincasa hispida cultivar B227 unplaced genomic scaffold, ASM972705v1 Contig969, whole genome shotgun sequence genome:
TCATGGGATAATGACCATTAGCTGTGTTTTAGATCCACGTTACAAATTAAAGTTATTGAGTTTTACTTCCCTAGAAATTTATGGagattagttttttttcttaagtggaaagattaaaaaatttgttcagatttggaaaaaaaatatcagcTGACAGCATGAAGGTGAAATGTTGATGATTATCACGCTAGAAATTTGGGATGGAACCTCACAGAATATCGAATTTGATGGTTATGATTATGACTCTGCTTGTTTTGAATCCAAATTACAATAATATGAATCAGAAGTAACCGTTTTTGATGCATTATTTGGCTGAACCTGTCTTACCTCGAACATCCGATTTTGACATTTTGAGTTAGTTGGAAATTGAATGGTGTCAAGTATCCCAATTTACAAAGAATTTGCAAGAGACATATTTGGCCCATCCCACTATCTAGTGTTTGCATCAGAGCTTCTGCTTTTTAGTACCTGTGGTAGGATGTAAGCCCATATCGTACCAAAACTCATCAAAAATGATAGAGGCCTTTGATGTGCGCTCAAAATTGGATTGCAACTGAAGTTTGACAGGTCTAGTTTTGTGCTATTTTGTTTTACCATCTTTCTTATCATTTTTaagatattaataaatattttcttttataaaatatttgacaaTGTAAGTACTAGGCACGGCGGAAAAGAAAATGGTTACACATTTTAGTAACTTTTAGAAGAGCCAGGACAAATTCTGATGAAGATGGCATGGGTGACTAAGGTATGCTCAAGGATTAACATTATTTTGTGgtcctatttttattttttttttgtgaaattatttgtttattacattTAAATGTAGGGAATGAATACAACTAAGAATGGGATAATGCCAAGAaggtttgaaaattttgattgtgAAGTCATTGAAGAGAGGAATGGAACgagttttattgaattttaagttgtatTGCTTTATTTGAATGTATCAGACATTTGCCTTTAATTGACTTCTTATcaaaactttattgaattttaatgtAAAGTTATCTAATAGATTTGttagtttttaaattcaatttgtttatattcatagaatagtctattgttttgttcattttgttgtgcattagtcaaatttcaaataaaatccttgaatttaaaaaaaatcaggaATTcgattaaacttttttaatggatttttttgTAGGgactaatcaaattttaactaaaaaaaatgggGGATCCCCACAGAGAATCCCGCGGGGGAAACGGGAAAATGTGGCCCCGTGGCGGCCCCATTCTCCGACGGGGAATCCCTGCCCTCTTCCCGCCTTTTAAATGCGGGGGGCGGGGGCGAGGAATGGGGGCGCCCCTCCGCCCCGCCCCTGGCCCGTTTGCCAACCCTAGCGGCTGCAATATCATTGTTTAAATATAGTTAGCTATAGATATTCGTATTAAATATATACTATTGTTTAACATATAGTTAGTTAGTGATATTCAACTGTATATTGCATATTTACACCGGTATCCCCTTACACACTATACATTAAATATACAAATTGAATATTTGATTGATTTATGGGGGAAGAAATAACATTATTAACACTCTAAACTTAATAATTTGAACTCTAcgaatttgatttatttttttttaaataattttatgatGTCATTCTATCTTAATGTATGATATAGTTTGGTAGCATATATATGAGGTATATATTCTGTGGAATAACTAAATATACATGTGTATATTATTGGCAAAGTATTTGGAGTTACTAATTCAATAGAAacaaattaataacatttaaaatttggaaatattatattatataacaacTTTAAATATGTGCttctttttaaatgtatttGGAATTAACTCACCATTCAAATCATCATGGTATATATTTGGAATTATGTTTcggttatatatatacataaaaacgaaaaaaaaaaaaatgaagatttgtAACCATAAAATTATGCCAATAAATTGTCAAACTGAAAATCAGGGATTTTTGCAAATAAATGTAGTCCCACTAAATTCGATAAATGTCACTTTGGAAAACAAAATCTCAATTGATTCTTATTAAATGCATTACAAtggaaaatttattatttaccacaaacaaaaagttttgaaaaacgattaccaaaaaagaaaaaagaaaaaaaaccagaCATATTAAATGATAATTGAAAAGGTTAGAATTGTCCCAAGTTATGTCTAAAAGTTTTTCTatgaaataaattcaaaatttaagacatttataaaaattattatctATTAATGAATGTCTCCTTACGTAGAAATCTCTTTTAAAGATAATAATATTAGTTCTTGATTGAAAAAATCTTTACTAAGAATGATTATGTTTCTGTGGAATATAGTGTATGTCTTTATTGTACATAGTCTTCCCTAAAAACTTTAGGATAGTTGAgaggattgttgggaatggtaTCCTAAATACCTCCTTGTAATCTTCGTAGATTTGTAAACTTTgttaaacatattgttgttaataaaataagtgttgttttataagcatatactcaatccaataactAAGATCtgaaggttatttcatgtaatttaaacaagtatgtagagacatacaagtggatcttattttaaataatacctAAACGGttttgtagtaaatggataaagttgggtaccttattctggtgacactacagatatagcctgctttgtaggtgttacaagtatgTAAAATGCTAAAAAATGATCAtaatcctgattcattcatgtgggAGATATGTTAAGCGAGTGtattcctatacaaagagtttgtataaaccCGGACCCCGAAATGTTAATATtcttatataacatcgttaatatAGGTGGGACATGGACTGAATTTCTCTAAGTGAGTTTGTGAAACTCCTCTGCTCAATGAAGGCGAcccttttgatttgtatgggtaagagtggcccaaattgtcaactcaacaaacctTACCAAATGGGGATTCGTTAACTagggaagctgggaacacagctacacaaaacggaattcacttcttccccgatgcAAGGACAAGTAAATAAagtgctcccttaagggcttgatccgagtcttgaacattgtGACACGCCTTCTCCTTGGCTCCAGAGAACTTTTAGTCATAGTGgcgactatgacttattgttcattaagaggaatcggtggtacttaaggagttagatgtaaactacaggggcaaaaacgATAATTTTTAGCCCCCAACTGTATTACGAGGGTCATCGCCATATTTGATTGGTTAATAtccaaatggacacaaaaatttatctgtagtgtgaagaggcagctgtcggtctttagtggagtgaccgacagttaatggatgtttgtggtaatttaattaaagagttttaattaattttctgaAGTTACTGTTGAAgctcaatctacaggtccataaaggtcccctctgtagctcaacagggatattgaagaatttatttttgaattaattgaagtgttcaaattaattgaaaattaatatataatgaatataattaatataatgtattttgattattataatatgagagaaatttgaataatgATTCAATATACTCATATATGAATgatatttatgtaattaaatttaatatagaatatgatttatattaagagaaattaaaaatttggatatgatccaaatatcatttatcaTGGATGCagattcatataaatggattttaatataaatgtgatttatattaagtgtcATGCTAATGgctgagagaaaataaaatctatagtttctgttgtatttgatgcaatataaaactataggctattatgttatattgatataacaatcagtgtgtatatataataaaagttgtatatatatatatatatattatttactatcatttatttattttaattaatttgtaatttgaattaattaaaaaaaaggaaggagtTACAATTGGCTCTCCCTATTTCTCTCAATGTTAACTTCCGTGGGGATTCAAGAGTTGAAAttaatcatcttcttcctcaattcaCTGTGAGAGAAGAGTTCTCCTGAAAGGAAAATTAAAGggagaaaagttcttctcttTCCCTCTTCCCTCTTCCTCTCCATCTGTTTTCCCTGCTTTCCAAGGATTCAAAAGCAAAGCCCCCACAACTCTTACTTGAAATCCTTTATTCCCAAGAAGAATGACAAAAGGATTCTCGAGTGGTGGTTTCgttcttgaagaaggagatccgtTGTGGAGAAGGAAGTTCTGTCGCTGGCGTGTAAAAGAGAGTTCTtggaagaaaaggttcttcaaaggtaaggattTTCTGAAATCTAAGTATTAAAGCATGatgtaattttaagtaaatacaatatcttcttgttgtttaatgtaaaacttgatattcaataaaaaatggatttgggacCGATACGATCTTtgcttctgctcaaaagatctttttcaataaatttcctTCAGATTATCGCAAACTAAAAAAACCTATACAAGATATTTTagttatatattcttttattataaattttaaattattttaaatttaattagaaaTAATTAATATGTTTCCTCACCCAACTTCCAAAGTTTTTATaaaggtaattgttttaaatgataaaattactgaaaatattttcaagtatagcaaaatatcactgcATAATATagtaattaaatattttcactaactgatagaagtctatcacggTCTATCATTAACAgacagtgatattttgctatatttgtaaataagatGACTCATTTTCCTTAGATTGAAAACAGCTCaacttataaataattttttatgacttaaaaaaaacaaaactcttatttataaaataaagttttgttattaaaattttataattaagttttctttttaaatttaacacAACAGCACATGCACTGCAAATCGTATCAAACCAATATATAAAAACATGATTAAAGAAGACTCGATCAATTAATAGTTAATACTTATACTAAAAAGGTGCACTTtcctttttattaattaaatttgagatcGAATCATACGCTTGGGGGCTTGCGGGGATGTCAACTGCAGGCAAGATTTTCAAAGCCAAAATGAGAAAGATACCTCATATTCTTACAGAGAATGTGTGAATCTTTAATACTCCTTTTTTGAGTCTTATTCTTACAGAGAATATGTGAATATTTAATACTCCTTTTTTGGGTCTATAAGCCTGGAGGAGTTCCTTCAGAATTGATgattgaaaaaataatgaatatgcATGAAGATCCAACATGAGGAAGGGAAGCACAGTTGTATCATAGCATGATTTCTTCCCCCACTGATGTATCAAATCGACTGACTACAACAATTTACATCACGAATTTGTAGCTAAGAAACGGCCAACGTATCTATGCAGCCATAGTTTTGAAAATGAACCTGTGGTTGAACGAGGAAACGCACCATCCACCAGATTGAACCGAGCTCAAGCTTGAATTTGAAGGACTAGAGaagttgtctcttatacacatctagatgtgtataagagacaggtgttggAGGGGATCGATAAGTGTTCGGTATCGACAAATCCAGGTTCAAATCATGTCCTGCATTCAGGAGCATGGAGGCTGAGCCACTATGAATTTCGGATGACTCTCGCTCCTCCATAGCCAGGGGGCACTGCAGAAAGGAGTGAAAATTATGGATCTTAATTTTAGCAAAGAAAACAGATGCAATAGTGGGTCATGATCATGTGGAAAGGCAAATGAACTAACATAGTAGTATGCTGGAGTTCCATTCAGGTGAGAATTTCGAGTCGAACAGCAGCAGCCTCCCATTCTTTGATGATTTCTCTTATCTAACGAGCAGCTGTTATAACATGGTTTCCTGTTATCTGGCGTAAATGTTGTACATTAGACTTCGAGAACAGATGAAAAGGACAAAGAACCATACAGATTAACAGAAAACATACAGATGCAAACGTAGAAAAACTGAGACACGATCCATTGAACAAAAATTCTTCCCCAAGAGAGAAGATAAGGGAAACCAGTCTACAACTTGAAGATCAAGAACACAATTCTGCTTTATCAATGTGGTCGACCAAATTGGCATGTGctaaaagtaaaaacaaaagcACCAAAAAGAGCTGATTTTCCTCTAACATGACTATTATTATGTCTTCCAAAATGTTTCGCAAATAAACAATGCCGATTCTCACGACTCAAGTTTCTAGAAACAACCACAATTCTGCCCATGATCACCAAATATCTCAGCATGGCTATGTTAGGATACTTCCAAACAAGAACACTCAAGAACAATTAAGAACACAAAGTACACTAAcgatagaaatatatattgcaATATCAATGAAGAAACTACAATATACCATAGTCTTTTGAGAGGGCTTCTCTCTCCTAAATTCTCCAAAggaaatctcacaaaattcttTCACACCCCCTTCCAAGCCCACTCTCTCTATTTACTAATATGTTCCTTTTCTAGTACTCACACTAATAGTCTACTAATAATACTAATATTCTTCTTGAAACGCTCAAAATCTGGATACAAATAATGGATATAAATGAGGCGATATAGTGACGTAAACCGCAGATGAATACCTCAAATCAACTAGGCTTTACAATCAGAGAGCCAAGTTGCACATAACTGCCAACTATATAAGTATCATGTAACGAACTGGATTAGGTACCGTcttctttttatctttcaaTACAGATACAGGTGGAGACTGCAGGATTTAAACTTCATCTGGTTAACTCAAATCAACTAGACTTGCAGTATTGGGCCAAACCCAAACCATACGGCAAATAACCACTGAATGGCTCATAGTGAACATAAAGATTGGATACAAAAGTATTTGAAATCAACTTGGTTTTATCGGTTGAGTTATAACATATGTATAAATATTGTCTCCATTAAGACTTTGATTtggtaaaataaattaatgaaaacaaACAAGGCGTTAAGAAGTCCGTTTTCCACTGACTAACAAGATTCAAAAGAACATAAAGAAGCATCTCAATCTTTCTTTTAAATGAACAGAGGACATTTCAAAGGTAACCATTAAAAATACACTGAACAAAGTTAGAACCAATGAAtgaatgatttgcattttttgcTTCTACCACCATAGCTAAACGTCCAGCAAAGATCTTAAATCCA
This genomic interval carries:
- the LOC120070145 gene encoding uncharacterized protein LOC120070145 — its product is MANWRPPSALESDSRGLKLKPEIALLKHRRHFLSEAILLIDNRKPCYNSCSLDKRNHQRMGGCCCSTRNSHLNGTPAYYYCPLAMEERESSEIHSGSASMLLNAGHDLNLDLSIPNTYRSPPTPVSYTHLDVYKRQLL